From Candidatus Stygibacter australis:
TCGTATGGGCTTGGATCCCAGTTTATCATTACATCATAGCCATTCACAACAGCAGTAATATTTTCCGGTGGGATTACCCCAGGGTTTATAAAATTATCTAAATACAACCTGTGGCTGGAAGAAAACTCAAAATTATTATCTGCATCCCAATTGATTGACCAGGTCATTAATCCTCGAAAGCCATAGTAACCGTCAGGATTGGCAAGCTGATATGTTCCTCCAAAGGAGTAACCCATAATTAAGTAATCAAGCGCTTCCTGAACAACTAATGGTGTTGTATAACCAGTTCCAGCAGCATTTGGGGATGCAGGTAAACCAATTGCCACCTGACATGGCAGCAGGGGTTCAAAGAAGATATTGCTTCCCCCCACATCTACATTAAAACCCGCCATCAGCATTTCAGCCATGGCAACGTGAAAATCTGCTGTCGCCGGATCATAAAGATTGCCGTCCAGCCCATACATGGAACCCGTATTATAATGCTGCACTTGCACAATATCCCATCGGTCACGTAAAGCATGAATAATCGGCAGATATGCACCCCAGATACCTGCATAAGTACCATATCCACCCTGCACATAAGCCGTTTCAGGAGCTGTTGTCAATAGAAGTGATGGCATCTGATCGGTCAGTTGAGTAAGGGCATCGATCATATTCACGATTTTGGCAGTAGTAGGAAAGCGGAAATCATTATCTCCCACATCAAGTGATACAGAACCACCCTCCAGATCAATATCTATGCCGTCAAATCCGTAGGTGGTAATGATACTGCTCATGGAATTCACGAAATCATTCACTTCACCTGCTGTCAGCAAAGAAACCGGATCATTAGCACCACCAATTGATATAACCACTTTCTTCCCCTGATCATGCAGCCAGCCAATATCAGCAATAAAATCATCCACACTGGGATAAATGCCAGCATCGGGAGTAAACTGCATTGTAGAACCATAAGGTTCAGTAGGAGTAGCAAAGGCAATATTTATCACATCAAAAGCATCCGTGATTTCAGACAGCAATATGGAATTAGGCGAATACCCCCAGTTATGCC
This genomic window contains:
- a CDS encoding glycosyl hydrolase family 18 protein; its protein translation is MNKIIIVVFLLCIMFLSGQPLPEKVMVGYWHNWGYSPNSILLSEITDAFDVINIAFATPTEPYGSTMQFTPDAGIYPSVDDFIADIGWLHDQGKKVVISIGGANDPVSLLTAGEVNDFVNSMSSIITTYGFDGIDIDLEGGSVSLDVGDNDFRFPTTAKIVNMIDALTQLTDQMPSLLLTTAPETAYVQGGYGTYAGIWGAYLPIIHALRDRWDIVQVQHYNTGSMYGLDGNLYDPATADFHVAMAEMLMAGFNVDVGGSNIFFEPLLPCQVAIGLPASPNAAGTGYTTPLVVQEALDYLIMGYSFGGTYQLANPDGYYGFRGLMTWSINWDADNNFEFSSSHRLYLDNFINPGVIPPENITAVVNGYDVMINWDPSPYDFVDYFVYRNWAHIVTTSDTTYIDYGLFVGTYSYGVSAITDEGASEIVWADDVVIEVIIDPPFNLQVDPFTGIFSWELYSDVTGFNVYLDENVVGYTTARNWLFEDLVNGQEYLGGVQAVYEDNTSEIVDIIFTYMETGISEEVLTARIMGNYPNPFNPSTTITYFLPVQQKIDISIYNVRGEKVIRLANGVQKAGSHTALWNGEDEKGNGCSSGVFYIRLKTETLSNNKKILLLK